The Miltoncostaea oceani genome includes a region encoding these proteins:
- a CDS encoding DUF429 domain-containing protein, which produces MRLGRGGRAACAGRHDVLDALVSALVARAVDRGATATPPPELAAPALREGWIHVPAAGSLGGLATA; this is translated from the coding sequence CTGCGCCTCGGACGCGGGGGTCGGGCCGCGTGCGCCGGCCGTCACGACGTGCTCGACGCCCTCGTCAGCGCCCTCGTCGCGCGGGCCGTCGACCGCGGGGCGACGGCCACCCCGCCCCCGGAGCTCGCGGCCCCGGCCCTCCGGGAGGGGTGGATCCACGTCCCCGCGGCTGGCTCGCTCGGGGGCCTCGCGACCGCGTGA
- a CDS encoding NAD(P)/FAD-dependent oxidoreductase, with protein sequence MDPVAGTLVVGAGLAGSAVAMHLAEMGEDGVVVVDPDLAGVRSSSELNAGGVRATWWRPVNVDLCAATIAELAGHGDAVGFRERGYLWLHRPGRWEEAVAHVAMQNDRGREVELLTPAEVRRRFPFIDRVDDLAGATFSPHDGLVDPHAVRELYRARARAAGARFADRSMVTAVHVRDGRVTGADVTEVDAPGADAALQGAPARGATTRVACARLVNAAGPWAAPLADLMGAPVPCRAVPRQVCLVGTRDVDLSPYGMIVDATDVYLHHEAEGLFLAGYSPPGDPPAYRFDYEGAAFFEREIWPRLAHRASAFDRLEHVRGWTGLYELSPDNSALLGAVGGLRGAFEIHSFSGRGVMQSWAAALALAELMVHGEHRTFPSAAALSGARFAGNGERQPEELHI encoded by the coding sequence GTGGACCCCGTCGCGGGGACGCTGGTCGTGGGTGCGGGGCTCGCCGGCAGCGCGGTGGCGATGCACCTCGCCGAGATGGGCGAGGACGGCGTCGTGGTCGTCGACCCCGACCTCGCGGGCGTCCGCTCCTCGTCCGAGCTGAACGCCGGGGGCGTGCGTGCCACGTGGTGGCGGCCGGTCAACGTCGACCTGTGCGCCGCGACGATCGCGGAGCTCGCCGGCCACGGCGACGCCGTCGGGTTCCGCGAGCGCGGCTACCTGTGGCTCCACCGGCCCGGCCGGTGGGAGGAGGCCGTCGCCCACGTCGCGATGCAGAACGACCGGGGCCGCGAGGTGGAGCTGCTGACGCCCGCCGAGGTGCGGCGGCGGTTCCCGTTCATCGACCGCGTCGACGACCTCGCCGGCGCGACGTTCTCGCCCCACGACGGGCTGGTCGACCCCCACGCCGTCCGCGAGCTCTACCGGGCGCGGGCACGGGCGGCGGGGGCCCGGTTCGCCGACCGGTCGATGGTGACGGCGGTCCACGTCCGGGACGGGCGGGTCACCGGCGCCGACGTGACGGAGGTCGACGCCCCCGGGGCGGACGCCGCCCTGCAGGGCGCCCCGGCGCGGGGCGCCACGACCCGCGTCGCCTGCGCGCGCCTCGTCAACGCCGCCGGTCCGTGGGCGGCACCGCTCGCCGACCTGATGGGCGCCCCCGTGCCCTGCCGGGCGGTGCCGCGGCAGGTGTGCCTGGTCGGCACCCGCGACGTCGACCTCTCCCCCTACGGGATGATCGTCGACGCCACCGACGTCTACCTGCACCACGAGGCGGAGGGGTTGTTCCTGGCGGGCTACTCGCCCCCCGGCGACCCCCCGGCGTACCGCTTCGACTACGAGGGCGCCGCGTTCTTCGAGCGCGAGATCTGGCCGCGCCTCGCCCACCGCGCGAGCGCGTTCGACCGGCTCGAGCACGTCCGCGGCTGGACGGGCCTGTACGAGCTGTCGCCCGACAACTCCGCCCTGCTCGGCGCCGTCGGCGGCCTGCGGGGGGCGTTCGAGATCCACTCCTTCTCGGGCCGAGGGGTGATGCAGTCGTGGGCCGCGGCGCTCGCCCTGGCCGAGCTGATGGTCCACGGCGAGCACCGCACCTTCCCGTCCGCCGCCGCCCTGTCGGGGGCGAGATTCGCGGGCAACGGGGAGCGGCAACCGGAGGAGCTGCACATATGA
- a CDS encoding LysM peptidoglycan-binding domain-containing protein: MSALRPTPLQGLLLLAAGIVLLLIVGLGTASAATVTVRSGDTLGAIAARNGTTATALAAANGIADPDVVRAGTRLRLPGSGTSVAVTGTSSGGGSYTVRSGDTLGAIAARHGTSVGALARANGISDPNVLAVGRRLTVPGGGGVPAGMVPVGSGGSAGGYTVRSGDTLAGIAARHGTTVAALAALNGISDPNVLAVGRRLSVPGGAPASGASSTSPTQVRALLDLYSGRHGVDPSLARAIAWQESRWIQSARSHAGAIGVMQLMPATARWFGPAVLGRRLDPTRLEDNIEGGVAYLAWLQRQSGDTRVTIGAYYQGLAAMRARGPYDDTRDYIASVLSFRGSV; encoded by the coding sequence ATGAGCGCTCTCCGACCCACCCCCCTCCAGGGCCTGCTGCTCCTCGCCGCGGGCATCGTGCTGCTGCTGATCGTCGGCCTCGGGACCGCCTCCGCGGCCACCGTCACCGTCCGGTCCGGCGACACCCTCGGCGCCATCGCGGCCCGCAACGGGACCACGGCCACCGCCCTCGCGGCGGCGAACGGCATCGCCGACCCCGACGTCGTCCGCGCCGGCACCCGCCTGCGCCTGCCGGGCTCCGGCACGTCGGTCGCGGTCACCGGCACGTCGTCCGGCGGGGGCTCCTACACCGTCCGGTCCGGCGACACCCTCGGCGCGATCGCGGCACGGCACGGCACCTCCGTCGGGGCGCTCGCCCGCGCGAACGGCATCTCGGACCCGAACGTCCTGGCCGTCGGCCGCCGCCTCACCGTCCCCGGTGGCGGCGGCGTCCCCGCGGGCATGGTCCCCGTCGGATCCGGTGGGAGCGCCGGCGGCTACACGGTGCGGTCCGGCGACACCCTCGCCGGCATCGCGGCGCGCCACGGCACCACGGTCGCGGCACTGGCGGCGCTCAACGGCATCTCCGACCCGAACGTGCTCGCCGTCGGCCGCCGCCTCAGCGTGCCGGGCGGGGCCCCCGCCTCCGGCGCGTCGTCGACGTCACCGACGCAGGTGCGGGCGCTGCTCGACCTCTACTCGGGTCGCCACGGCGTCGACCCGTCGCTCGCCCGCGCCATCGCGTGGCAGGAGAGCCGCTGGATCCAGAGCGCCCGGTCCCACGCCGGCGCCATCGGCGTCATGCAGCTCATGCCGGCGACGGCGCGCTGGTTCGGCCCCGCGGTGCTCGGGCGCCGGCTCGACCCGACGCGCCTGGAGGACAACATCGAGGGCGGCGTCGCCTACCTCGCGTGGCTGCAGCGCCAGTCCGGGGACACCCGCGTCACGATCGGCGCCTACTACCAGGGCCTCGCCGCCATGCGGGCCCGCGGCCCGTACGACGACACCCGCGACTACATCGCCAGCGTGCTCTCGTTCAGGGGCAGCGTGTAG